A genomic segment from Deltaproteobacteria bacterium encodes:
- a CDS encoding tyrosine-type recombinase/integrase — MTEKQIRDASPKPKLTFLWDDRVKGLGCAIYPTGRKAFVLFYRADGKQHRVTIGRPGEMALLDARKRAGAELTGIRNGEAGPKERRQDAKDMPTVKDALERFFAETVPAKVEAGRFSPKTVENYRSQAKRHVSPLLGSMKVGRVKRRDVEQALATIPGVAQRNRVQQFISRLFSEMERWEWREGPNPCKGIEKARERARTRVLAPSERTALHAALDDLEFENSYAVPAIRLALWTGLRIDRECLSLRWENIDLEQRIANLDTKTGQRVLPLASEAYNLLASLPRHEGNPYVFRGATAGSRVQYKTARLVFAKACAAAGIEGVNLHDLKRTYLTEAAKRFPAHIVSALGDHKNQQTTMRYVHLAASDLADAAQEVSDALTGK; from the coding sequence ATGACGGAGAAACAGATACGAGACGCAAGCCCGAAACCGAAGCTCACTTTTCTATGGGATGACAGGGTGAAGGGGCTAGGTTGTGCCATCTACCCGACCGGACGCAAGGCGTTTGTCCTGTTCTACCGGGCGGACGGCAAGCAGCATCGGGTGACTATTGGCAGACCGGGAGAAATGGCCCTGCTGGACGCTAGGAAGCGGGCAGGAGCGGAGTTGACCGGAATCCGCAATGGCGAAGCTGGCCCGAAGGAACGGAGACAGGACGCTAAGGACATGCCGACCGTCAAGGACGCGCTAGAGCGGTTCTTCGCGGAGACTGTACCGGCAAAGGTGGAAGCGGGCCGGTTCTCGCCTAAGACGGTTGAGAACTACCGGAGCCAAGCTAAGCGGCATGTCTCGCCATTGTTGGGGTCAATGAAGGTGGGACGGGTGAAGCGGCGGGATGTTGAACAAGCCCTAGCCACGATTCCGGGAGTAGCGCAACGGAACCGGGTTCAACAGTTCATTTCTCGTCTGTTCTCTGAAATGGAGCGGTGGGAATGGCGGGAAGGGCCGAACCCTTGCAAGGGTATCGAGAAGGCGCGAGAGCGAGCACGGACTAGGGTGCTGGCTCCTAGTGAACGGACGGCGCTACATGCGGCGCTTGATGATTTGGAGTTTGAGAACAGTTACGCCGTTCCCGCGATTCGCCTAGCCCTGTGGACCGGGCTACGGATTGACCGGGAGTGCCTTTCGTTGCGTTGGGAAAACATCGACCTTGAACAGAGGATAGCCAACCTGGACACTAAGACCGGGCAAAGGGTGTTGCCGCTGGCGAGCGAAGCGTACAACCTTCTTGCCAGCCTTCCACGCCACGAGGGCAACCCTTACGTATTCCGTGGGGCAACCGCTGGAAGCCGCGTCCAGTACAAGACGGCAAGGTTGGTGTTCGCGAAGGCTTGCGCGGCGGCGGGGATTGAAGGCGTCAATCTCCATGACTTGAAGCGCACCTACTTGACCGAAGCGGCTAAGCGATTCCCGGCGCATATCGTAAGCGCACTAGGCGACCACAAGAACCAACAGACGACAATGCGCTATGTTCATCTAGCGGCGAGCGACTTAGCCGACGCGGCGCAAGAGGTATCCGACGCATTGACCGGCAAGTGA
- a CDS encoding flippase-like domain-containing protein, with amino-acid sequence MGVYGLVALALLAFRVDLRLILAATPWWVVPAFMAFASVGFAVRVARWLLLARAAGLGVRNAGLATVYVGGFLMNLTPGRIGELWRSWVLWHVWRLRYRRTLPLLICDRLLDLCALLLLGSAGLGLGSAGPGVAWLATPCLVAAAVLVTLMALPGWARRATKAVWAATNRRRPRLFALLLSVCRNVALLLEPAHLVKLLSLSLLAWSLEAIALHVLMPAIGGELPLRAALAALGVGNVAGAITFLPGGIGSQELTMTLFIAGVAGNSTAHAMAMVGIMRVSTLWYSAALGLPFFLYLSRRGMGSGA; translated from the coding sequence TTGGGTGTCTATGGGCTGGTGGCTCTGGCCCTGCTCGCATTCAGGGTCGATCTGCGTCTCATCCTTGCCGCGACCCCTTGGTGGGTGGTTCCGGCCTTCATGGCCTTTGCGTCCGTCGGTTTTGCGGTACGGGTCGCGCGGTGGCTGTTGCTGGCGCGCGCGGCGGGCCTCGGTGTCCGGAACGCCGGCCTCGCGACGGTCTACGTCGGCGGCTTTCTGATGAATCTGACGCCGGGACGCATCGGAGAGCTGTGGCGTAGTTGGGTCCTTTGGCACGTGTGGCGCTTGAGATACCGCCGCACGCTGCCGCTGCTGATCTGTGATCGGTTGCTCGATCTCTGCGCCCTCCTGCTTCTCGGCAGCGCGGGGCTGGGTCTCGGCAGCGCAGGGCCGGGTGTCGCCTGGCTGGCGACACCGTGTCTGGTTGCAGCCGCGGTGCTGGTGACGCTCATGGCGCTGCCCGGCTGGGCCCGCCGCGCGACCAAGGCCGTCTGGGCGGCAACCAACCGCCGAAGACCGCGTCTCTTCGCGCTGCTGCTGTCCGTATGCCGCAACGTCGCGCTGCTGCTCGAGCCGGCCCACCTCGTCAAGCTCCTGTCGTTGAGCCTGCTTGCATGGAGTCTGGAAGCCATCGCCTTGCACGTGCTCATGCCGGCGATCGGGGGAGAGCTGCCGCTACGGGCGGCGCTCGCCGCCCTCGGCGTCGGCAACGTCGCCGGAGCGATCACTTTCCTCCCCGGGGGCATCGGCAGTCAGGAACTCACCATGACCCTGTTTATTGCCGGCGTCGCCGGCAATTCGACCGCGCACGCCATGGCGATGGTCGGCATCATGCGCGTGAGCACGCTCTGGTACTCCGCGGCGCTGGGACTGCCGTTCTTCCTGTACCTGTCCCGCCGCGGCATGGGCTCCGGTGCGTGA
- a CDS encoding ATP-binding protein codes for MQIEREAHQIVVADLKQFPAVAILGPRQSGKTTLAKAVTSSRLDTLYLDLERPSHLSRLQDPETFLSLHRDKLVCIDEVQLRPDLFPLLRSLIDEDHRAGRFLILGSSSPELLRQSSETLAGRLSYVYITPFHQKELQRAEKAPTDWRRLLWRGGFPPSYLATTDTRSFRWRESYIQTFVERDLRQFGVDLTPQYMRRLWLMCCHLHGQIVNYSALGQSLDRTHPTLKRHIDILEATFMLRRLPPFAVNMKKRLVKSPKLYVRDSGLLACLLELDGFGKLYGHPVYGACWEGFAIENVLSLLQPRGMYGFFRTRTGEEIDLVVERGGKRIGFEFKTSSSPSLTKGNRAAVDLLGLDRLFVVVPQGSAYPIDTNRIWVTPLDEIENHV; via the coding sequence ATGCAGATCGAGAGGGAAGCCCACCAGATCGTCGTCGCCGACCTGAAACAGTTCCCGGCGGTGGCCATCCTTGGACCTAGACAATCCGGCAAGACCACTCTGGCGAAGGCCGTGACCTCGTCACGACTGGACACCCTCTACCTGGACCTGGAACGCCCATCCCACCTATCCCGTCTACAGGACCCGGAGACCTTTCTCTCCTTGCACCGCGACAAGCTCGTGTGCATCGACGAGGTGCAACTGCGGCCCGACCTGTTCCCGCTGCTGCGTTCGCTGATCGACGAGGACCATCGCGCCGGGCGGTTCCTGATCCTGGGTTCGTCGTCTCCCGAGCTTCTCCGGCAGTCTTCCGAGACCCTCGCCGGTCGGTTGTCCTACGTGTACATCACCCCGTTCCACCAGAAGGAACTGCAACGGGCGGAGAAGGCACCCACGGACTGGCGGAGGCTTTTGTGGCGTGGCGGGTTCCCGCCCAGCTATCTGGCAACCACAGACACTCGCAGCTTTCGCTGGCGCGAAAGCTACATCCAGACGTTCGTGGAGCGGGACTTGCGGCAGTTCGGGGTCGACCTGACGCCGCAATACATGCGGCGGCTTTGGCTCATGTGCTGCCACCTGCACGGCCAGATCGTGAACTACTCGGCCCTCGGGCAATCCCTGGACCGAACGCACCCCACCCTGAAGCGGCACATCGACATCCTTGAAGCCACGTTCATGCTGCGCCGGCTGCCGCCCTTCGCCGTCAACATGAAGAAACGGCTGGTGAAGTCACCCAAGCTCTATGTCCGGGATTCCGGGCTGCTTGCCTGCCTGCTGGAACTGGACGGTTTCGGCAAGTTGTACGGCCATCCGGTCTACGGTGCGTGCTGGGAAGGGTTTGCCATCGAAAACGTCCTGTCTCTGCTCCAGCCGCGCGGGATGTACGGCTTTTTCAGGACGCGCACCGGGGAAGAGATCGATTTGGTTGTGGAGCGCGGCGGGAAACGGATCGGGTTCGAGTTCAAGACTTCATCGAGCCCCAGTCTCACCAAGGGCAACCGGGCGGCTGTCGATCTGTTGGGGCTGGACAGGCTGTTTGTGGTCGTGCCGCAGGGAAGCGCCTACCCCATCGACACGAACCGCATCTGGGTGACGCCGCTGGATGAGATCGAAAATCACGTTTGA
- a CDS encoding HK97 family phage prohead protease: METLETRDFDVAAGSVVLPADYLETRREGLTQFIRGFFPYESRTTIADRGPIRKEEFGPKAFSFAVNDPEREITLLYGHRFQDPLASKLAGTLDLQDTKEGLLFEARLPTPETQTELQREVLRLFKNKLIGGVSPGFRIPPKLTVPEAETLFPEPGNPGVQIRRIKDAILYELSLVNRAAYKTAVWTQKSRLHTRLTMFGGAGILLKLEELFGKDFLTRLRKLDDKASRLRAKNRQTFDEIVDELTADGLTLEDAQNEAESLVANNLAVDIRRDDPGAEDLEFYRWIL; the protein is encoded by the coding sequence ATGGAAACCCTGGAAACACGAGATTTCGACGTAGCGGCGGGCTCCGTAGTGTTGCCCGCTGACTACCTGGAAACCCGGCGGGAAGGATTGACGCAGTTCATACGCGGGTTCTTTCCCTATGAATCGAGGACCACGATTGCCGACCGGGGGCCGATCCGTAAAGAGGAATTCGGCCCGAAGGCGTTTAGCTTTGCCGTGAATGATCCAGAGCGGGAAATCACCCTACTCTATGGGCATCGGTTCCAAGACCCTTTGGCTTCTAAGCTTGCCGGAACCCTGGACCTGCAAGACACAAAGGAAGGCTTGTTGTTCGAGGCACGACTACCGACCCCGGAAACCCAAACGGAGCTACAGCGCGAAGTCTTGCGGCTGTTCAAGAACAAGCTCATAGGCGGGGTGTCTCCGGGCTTTCGGATTCCGCCAAAGCTAACGGTTCCCGAAGCGGAAACGCTGTTCCCGGAGCCAGGAAATCCGGGAGTGCAAATCAGACGGATCAAAGACGCGATTCTATACGAGCTAAGCCTGGTCAACCGGGCTGCGTACAAAACCGCCGTCTGGACGCAAAAGAGCCGCCTTCATACTCGCCTAACCATGTTCGGCGGGGCGGGCATTCTCTTGAAGCTTGAAGAACTGTTCGGCAAGGATTTCTTGACAAGGCTCCGCAAGCTTGACGATAAGGCTTCGCGCCTACGCGCCAAGAACCGACAGACGTTTGACGAAATTGTTGATGAACTGACAGCCGATGGCTTGACGCTAGAGGACGCGCAGAACGAAGCCGAAAGCCTTGTGGCGAACAACCTAGCCGTTGACATACGGCGGGATGATCCGGGGGCCGAAGATTTGGAGTTTTACCGATGGATACTTTAA
- a CDS encoding glycosyltransferase, with the protein MAESPPRDLPDVGVIITAIDETWSLRETVDTLLRENADAIHEIMIGIAPRTTPACRAVVAELESAHPGIVRHHEQRTLPGAGGANRECFPLMHSPWILLMAADLETDPGTAAEMIERAGDGDVDIVATSRWLGGGRFGDYSPLKRICNWLFQRMFSALYGVRLTDMTFGYRLYRAPELGRYAWCETGHAFFFEALVTPLRCGARVAEVRTHWRRRREGTTHMPATEYLRYFRIGLSTRARPARSLMVAPDEGSGRCPRRH; encoded by the coding sequence ATGGCTGAGTCTCCGCCTCGCGATCTTCCCGACGTGGGCGTCATCATCACCGCCATCGATGAAACCTGGTCCCTGCGCGAAACCGTCGACACCCTGCTGCGCGAAAACGCCGACGCCATCCACGAGATCATGATCGGCATCGCGCCGCGTACCACTCCGGCTTGCCGGGCGGTGGTCGCCGAACTGGAATCCGCGCATCCCGGCATCGTTCGCCATCACGAACAGAGGACGCTTCCCGGAGCGGGCGGCGCCAATCGAGAATGCTTCCCGCTGATGCATTCGCCGTGGATACTGCTCATGGCGGCCGATCTCGAGACGGACCCTGGAACGGCGGCGGAGATGATCGAACGCGCGGGCGACGGTGACGTGGACATCGTCGCCACGTCCCGCTGGCTCGGCGGTGGCCGCTTCGGCGACTACTCGCCGTTGAAGCGGATCTGCAACTGGCTTTTTCAGCGGATGTTCTCGGCTCTCTACGGTGTCAGGCTGACCGACATGACCTTCGGTTACAGGCTCTACCGAGCCCCGGAACTGGGTCGCTACGCTTGGTGCGAGACAGGCCATGCATTCTTCTTCGAGGCGCTGGTCACGCCGCTGCGATGCGGCGCGCGCGTGGCCGAGGTCCGGACACACTGGCGCAGGCGCCGGGAGGGAACGACCCACATGCCGGCCACGGAGTACCTGCGCTACTTCCGGATCGGCCTGTCCACCCGCGCAAGGCCCGCGCGCAGTCTGATGGTTGCGCCAGATGAAGGGAGCGGCCGTTGTCCGCGACGGCACTGA
- a CDS encoding glycosyltransferase family 39 protein — MALLLVAAYLCLVNLDYAALWHDEAPAAFFGKTLLQQGSTVGWDGRNLVGGTNGRMLNEELRDVLPPLMYVLNAAGFAMFGINETGARVVHALMGIVALGVFFLLLRQHLPNHPRPRLLVFAFVALSPQLLLYFRQSRYYSVMVLTLVLVFYLYERYWRSRHPAYLAAVTVVAALSFFNHYAGGAAAMLSLAAYHALFRARETTRREWALFAFGGAAVVAAGAAYLYWLGAVGGERSGFMGFAGQAPEPYLGDSPALVIFFERIWIYVRELFTADWISWPVFLWFAGAVLLAWQARRKQAVGASRRRADDDASVSRGMSGDDFPLAATGRIVLFGALFALCSAMLSVQPIWLNPVADLRYYVGALPLLLAMKGLFAEWLWRKSALAGAAVAAVLLFSSAGAWPFNVTNLFTGERTLGFHLFQLVREVHRPYRDSIRAVSDYLLAHAEQDDLVHVPGFADREALIFTTGHRVLFCCMLDENSPLPRARIEALNAPYLRLGARLPDWIVGFGRLRNDYWERVRAGYDVAAELDVHPYPTQRPEVNWHAFAPLPVKRGVFILRRKE; from the coding sequence ATGGCCCTGCTGCTGGTCGCCGCGTACCTGTGTCTGGTCAATCTGGATTACGCCGCGCTGTGGCACGACGAGGCGCCCGCCGCCTTTTTCGGCAAGACCCTGCTGCAACAGGGGAGCACCGTCGGCTGGGACGGACGCAACCTGGTCGGCGGCACGAACGGCCGGATGCTGAACGAAGAGCTGCGCGACGTATTGCCTCCCCTGATGTACGTGCTGAACGCGGCCGGATTCGCGATGTTCGGCATCAACGAGACGGGCGCGCGCGTGGTCCACGCCTTGATGGGAATCGTCGCCCTCGGCGTGTTCTTCCTGTTGTTGCGCCAGCATCTGCCCAACCACCCGCGACCGAGGCTCCTCGTCTTCGCGTTCGTCGCCTTGTCGCCCCAGTTGCTGCTGTACTTTCGCCAGTCCCGTTACTACTCGGTGATGGTGCTCACCTTGGTGCTCGTCTTCTACCTGTACGAGCGTTACTGGCGGAGCCGGCATCCGGCGTACCTGGCGGCCGTCACGGTCGTGGCCGCGCTGTCGTTCTTCAACCACTACGCGGGCGGCGCGGCGGCGATGCTATCGCTTGCGGCGTATCACGCGCTCTTTCGCGCCCGCGAGACCACTCGCCGGGAGTGGGCGCTGTTCGCTTTCGGCGGCGCCGCGGTGGTGGCGGCGGGCGCCGCCTACCTCTACTGGCTGGGGGCCGTCGGCGGCGAGCGCAGCGGCTTCATGGGGTTTGCCGGCCAGGCGCCGGAGCCCTATCTGGGAGACAGCCCCGCTCTGGTCATCTTTTTCGAACGAATCTGGATATACGTCCGCGAGCTGTTCACCGCCGACTGGATCTCGTGGCCGGTGTTCCTGTGGTTTGCGGGCGCGGTCCTGCTCGCCTGGCAAGCGCGACGGAAGCAGGCGGTCGGGGCGTCCCGGCGGCGGGCGGACGATGACGCATCCGTTTCCAGGGGGATGTCTGGAGACGACTTTCCGCTGGCGGCGACGGGAAGAATCGTCCTGTTCGGCGCGCTGTTTGCGCTGTGTTCGGCGATGCTGTCGGTGCAGCCCATCTGGCTGAACCCGGTCGCCGATCTGCGCTACTACGTGGGGGCGTTGCCGTTGCTGCTGGCGATGAAAGGGCTCTTCGCCGAGTGGCTATGGCGCAAGTCCGCGCTCGCGGGCGCGGCCGTGGCCGCCGTTCTGCTGTTCAGCAGCGCCGGGGCCTGGCCGTTCAACGTCACCAACCTGTTCACCGGCGAACGCACGCTCGGGTTTCATCTTTTTCAGCTTGTCCGCGAAGTCCATCGGCCGTACCGGGATTCCATACGGGCGGTTTCCGATTATCTGCTGGCTCACGCCGAGCAAGACGACCTGGTGCACGTGCCGGGCTTTGCCGATCGAGAGGCATTGATCTTCACCACCGGTCACCGTGTGCTGTTCTGCTGTATGCTGGATGAGAATTCGCCCCTGCCGCGGGCCAGGATCGAGGCGCTGAATGCGCCCTACCTCCGGCTCGGAGCGCGCCTTCCCGACTGGATCGTCGGTTTCGGAAGGCTGCGAAACGACTATTGGGAACGGGTCAGAGCGGGCTATGACGTGGCCGCGGAGCTGGATGTCCATCCTTATCCGACGCAGCGGCCCGAGGTGAATTGGCACGCCTTTGCGCCCTTGCCCGTGAAGCGAGGCGTGTTCATCCTGCGCCGGAAAGAATAG